In one window of Primulina tabacum isolate GXHZ01 chromosome 8, ASM2559414v2, whole genome shotgun sequence DNA:
- the LOC142553898 gene encoding PHD finger protein ALFIN-LIKE 4-like, which yields MEAGYNPRTVEEVFRDFKGRRGGLIKALTTDVEEFYQHCDPEKENLCLYGFPSEQWEVNLPAEEVPPELPEPALGINFARDGMQEKDWLSLVAVHSDAWLLAVAFYFGARFGFDKSDRKRLFNMINELPSVFEVVTGAAKKQQKDKSSVSNHSSNKSKSNSQMRASDASEKVSKSQPRDEEEGLDEEEEDEHGDTLCGACGENYASDEFWICCDLCEKWFHGKCVKITPARAEHIKQYKCPACSNKRSRA from the exons ATGGAGGCCGGGTACAATCCACGTACTGTTGAAGAAGTCTTTCGGGATTTTAAGGGTCGTCGAGGTGGCCTCATTAAAGCTCTCACTACTG ATGTTGAAGAATTCTATCAGCATTGTGATCCTG AGAAGGAGAACTTGTGCTTGTATGGATTTCCTAGTGAACAGTGGGAGGTCAATTTGCCTGCTGAAGAAGTACCTCCTGAACTTCCTGAGCCCGCTCTGGGCATCAACTTTGCTAGAGATGGGATGCAAGAAAAAGACTGGTTATCCCTTGTTGCCGTCCACAGTGATGCTTGGTTGCTTGCCGTTGCCTTTTATTTTGGTGCCAGATTTGGATTTGATAAATCTGACAG GAAGCGACTCTTCAACATGATCAACGAGCTTCCATCTGTATTTGAAGTCGTGACTGGAGCGGCAAAGAAGCAACAGAAAGATAAATCTTCAGTCTCAAATCACAGTAGCAACAAATCCAAATCAAACTCTCAAATG CGCGCATCTGATGCCTCGGAAAAAGTTTCTAAGTCGCAGCCAAGAGATGAAGAAGAGGGATTGGATGAGGAAGAAGAGGACGAGCATGGAGACACCCTCTGCGGAGCTTGTGGGGAGAACTATGCATCGGATGAATTCTGGATATGCTGTGACTTATGCGAGAAGTGGTTCCATGGCAAGTGTGTGAAGATTACACCTGCGCGAGCCGAGCATATCAAGCAATACAAATGCCCCGCATGCAGCAACAAGAGATCTCGAGCTTAG